A section of the Labrus mixtus chromosome 15, fLabMix1.1, whole genome shotgun sequence genome encodes:
- the si:dkey-151g10.3 gene encoding serine/threonine-protein kinase WNK2 isoform X2, with amino-acid sequence MATDPGEPTGTGDTSEKPDGRMEEDAEREGRADQQRERTHSTPSDFPSSQTQERKLGEDGVIQGGGGGGGEASKAAEDNPDRQISFSTPSLIVDSGQKRLRREKRFFRKSVEICEQDDEVEVPPEAPHSAPHLELRSSDSVFTSSATQQGAASSCAAMGHDPSCPSSSQEPGKDASSTALIQRGKERDRELEEEAEMKAVATSPGGRFLKFDIELGRGAFKTVYKGLDTETWVEVAWCELQDRKLTKAEQQRFKEEAEMLKGLQHPNIVRFYDSWESVLRGKKCIVLVTELMTSGTLKTYLKRFKVMKPKVLRSWCRQILKGLHFLHTRTPPIVHRDLKCDNIFITGPTGSVKIGDLGLATLMRTSFAKSVIGTPEFMAPEMYEEHYDESVDVYAFGMCMLEMATSEYPYSECQNAAQIYRKVTSGIKPASFDKVNDPEIKEIIEGCIRQNKSQRLSIRDLLNHAFFGEDTGVRVELAEEDTGTQDCLALRIWVEEPKKLKGKHKDNEAIEFSYDLENDSAEEVALEMVKSGFFHESDAKVVGKSIRDRVNLIKKSRERRQQQLLQQQQQGYEERRDSTLPSYTFSHPSCVSSLGPVTAGQTGGGGGGGQEGEELPEVDQHVRQQHIFSGAALSLPGESIGSASCESYASGQSQAYAQQGEAYAHSQITLPPTASSTGALVHPHMHPIGESGSVSSVPIGQRVSISSMSIGHSGGGPVGQTFLQPVTMVPQVSQSVPQQYYQSQTFPSDAFQTATPHSSLAPSHTYMPPVSPQVPFNVLTTSMSVGDPAGLVGSVVPLAQQTQPPVTPMQLTDIIPQAAPQQTQPVMIPQQTIVTQQQIGMDPHTSTLQQQPQQQMDAQGTLLDHQQVRATQPATDQHQHNTSAAAVQKHQHEHPQQTYVQQPFPQQHVLPTQTGMEQQALQLPQTGEQPLTYKQQPTGDTCEPNIIQSQRLQQQLQQQQTLQQQETLVPEQHQTYVQQQLDQQQQKALLQQQQATLQQHQLEQQQVLLHKQLMDQQQQVLIKQQEQHQQQQGLLQQQQSQQPCLQHQLEQHQQHLPLQQQQQSQLYQQTGIQNEPEKQQLSGHQQQQTVLQQQPQLSQQQQEQQLHQQALLRHLEQQQQQALLHQHLQQQAILQKQQLQQKAQLQQQQQEQQQVQLMQQIEQQQQALLQQQLEQQHQQQVLLQQQQAERMQHQALIQQQIQDQQQQAAIMQLQDIKNNSEKQIQEQPTDIQRTCIPQLNATQFTSTTMLTPQQVLEHQQQAAPTQQHHTSVLETQIPVGPPGTQVLQHQTQIVSQAQASMAPRTTQIPDQMCGVVQAKVFTQQGRGEAHPQDQTNVPAAQALIEAQVTPPATVIQGQTQANQTQHVPLQASYQGPVTPTQSQVAPQPSVQTQSLPPSLRQVPTPHGQGQMVDIQMIGQQSQSAVQSPATITSIQTNQETHVHQNAKLTGPMQLKGQQQNQGQPPIQMHAQVATAILAPHCVPQLAQQAGPSIQQDITRIMQPQQQQEPVLQYQRMTLSSGPAGSVGTTTDDLSSVVDPANRIGTSHLVQQTVPAFIAGQTTPHSVVQAQQQPLISTPDSSVIQPISQPSLPQCTGQYQRPLQKLSEVQQPLASPPPHAQLLSQPTQSPIQPTFSPNQAVIPLEKSQMPQQCSPASNLLNHPAAPRVPYNVAVTHSQTLPLSSHLTAGAPLSPKHQAKQILPAHTHTQTSSQAQAHSQTQTLVQAHSHTQTHTEIPFAEQPVPPNAVFTVQQMPLSPSHNSCTRTTLPSLPSHYPAATPVPELPLSPPATKATFPGQADLVPTSPPPVTTLQTLDSNAPKLPQGLLQDCDLSLLGIAQDGPYLSSTEHHSSLGSVPANGEESLQILANGKIEKLKTQRRASCQRPDKVAHQFQLSMLQVSGSGDNMVECQLETHSNKMVTFKFDIEGDAPEDIADYMVEEDFVLDVEKEKFVEQLRAIVKKAHELLQMHSQTGSTDQLHVSTPTSSTMDVVPHSSPVGRWRFFINQTIRHRDSLSGQGAATTPPTSEARILQSPRAEKAVESEGLQSLESLTGMASPPCTTLSATSPPVSTVSAPASMAPSVTAAPAPNTASSESISAPASTLEASIPVTASVGFERPVLTSASADKIPCAPSSIAIPATVNLPTFSTAPAVVSPTTNTILQDTFTTPGNNNCSTVGQCMGDAVKTAQRPCVPTLDQSRTSVNSPPTAATVTSSALSQLCLEQQQTLTQVAKLAPPQPQLQSQPRLQPALQQKLPAVQQQLQFEQQVQQIQMATPVQQQQGFQEQLQVQQEQALQPLLQQSEHQQLMQTQMPPQQQLTEVQVLPLPGHTEFLQHPVPLQQFLPPMSLQQAQQQLPQQQAAQYKQLQQHQLQQVQQQVMAPQAVVVPQQQAQIDPHQQQQLNLQQTIHLQQQQMVQQQIQQQQPLIMSAAVALQSDQIQILPMSVSQQFLQQAQLNISPLPQQHIQQQAQIPAELAQQHIQTQKQVQNFEQQQEVVKATDTPQKQQQFPMQKQSSLQMSESEVSTGETSVTEDTCSYTATCHPSSDSSLPPLQLVTTDAPLPSLSHTLTPSPAQPSSVAESDSEGPPKIDFVDNRIKTLDEKLRNLLYQEYSSGGAQAGGAASGPTAAASTSAGGDESSEQHSIHHVSFPPPASSSSDTSPHSSSSTTSSTTSRSSSTSPDPEMDGGREEASSELPNLMELGPVEQQPGPSIPSTSASSTPPTSLMPPNQEEPTRPQRPPVPGEPTILAVPPHSDTSTTGDASWPHNQHPIPLQHGQQKHNAGGGYFGLNLTCPSIRNPVSKKSWTRKFKNWACKLRNSASLFKKPRVQEDGRSSSQTLREEKVAQPINPPQSHRGRFQVTPVPQSCPPKDALTGHCSTHRKVGRFSVTQAETKKEDRHTESSPVSTYVERERRRSRAKEGEREESKRTPAMPHLPRGHGHSHSPLGSSDDESEMEDEDLRKELHKLREKHIKEVVFLQAQQNRELQELYRQLRSLKDQRQSLPASLSRTPPLPAAPPVLSPRRPRPAKIKLRTRPHSHMDNNGVSHSDNSPLRKGTFTDELHKLVDNWTKETVGPSPPKPSLNQIKQIQQVQELGGWSQSTEVPSQSWFPVAPLNPHVPPTPASLPVVAPSHYTGGGSLSNPQSTGPPQQPPMAQVQPVQQSLHLHQSLPLQQMTYQQTPLRQQIQQPQIESPLQSQSQPQTHPVTQLPCTPPQTQPRLPSQMPSSPVSTAASLLPGSGTISTTDSTATAAAAAGGTFSSCTSSSTSSSSCSTAALPSSAKIHPATPTSTLPLGQK; translated from the exons GACCGCAAACTGACCAAGGCGGAGCAACAACGCTTCAAGGAGGAGGCTGAGATGCTGAAGGGGTTACAACACCCTAACATCGTCCGCTTCTATGATTCTTGGGAGTCTGTGCTCCGCGGCAAGAAGTGCATCGTACTAGTCACTGAGCTCATGACTTCAGGAACACTTAAAAC TTACCTGAAACGCTTCAAGGTGATGAAACCCAAAGTCCTGAGGAGCTGGTGTCGTCAAATTCTGAAGGGCCTTCACTTCCTTCATACCAGGACTCCTCCGATAGTCCACCGGGACCTCAAATGTGACAACATCTTCATAACAGGCCCCACAGGCTCAGTGAAGATAGGTGACCTAGGGCTGGCAACTCTTATGAGGACCTCCTTTGCCAAGAGTGTCATAG GAACCCCAGAGTTCATGGCTCCAGAGATGTATGAAGAGCACTATGATGAGTCTGTGGACGTTTACGCATTTGGGATGTGCATGCTGGAGATGGCAACATCAGAGTACCCCTACTCAGAGTGCCAAAATGCGGCTCAGATCTATCGCAAAGTCACAAGT GGGATAAAGCCAGCCAGCTTTGATAAAGTTAATGACCCAGAGATCAAAGAGATCATCGAAGGTTGCATTCGTCAGAACAAGAGCCAGAG ACTCTCCATCCGAGACCTCCTGAACCATGCATTCTTCGGAGAGGACACAGGGGTCCGGGTGGAACTGGCAGAGGAGGACACAGGCACACAGGACTGCCTGGCTCTGCGGATTTGGGTTGAAGAGCCGAAGAAGTTGAAGGGGAAGCACAAAGACAACGAGGCTATCGAGTTCAGCTATGACCTAGAGAATGACAGTGCTGAGGAAGTGGCTCTAGAGATG GTAAAGTCAGGATTCTTTCATGAGAGTGATGCCAAGGTGGTGGGAAAATCCATCCGGGACAGAGTTAATCTGATCAAAAAGTCACGGGAGCgacggcagcagcagctcctccagcagcagcagcagggctaTGAAGAAAGAAGAGACTCCACTCTCCCCTCCTACACCTTCTCTCATCCTTCCTGTGTGTCCTCACTGGGGCCAGTGACGGCTGGACaaacaggaggtggaggaggaggagggcaggaaGGTGAGGAGCTGCCTGAAGTAGACCAGCATGTCAGGCAGCAACACATTTTCAGCGGGGCAGCACTTAGTCTTCCAG GCGAGAGCATTGGGTCTGCCAGCTGTGAATCTTATGCAAGTGGACAGAGCCAGGCGTACGCTCAGCAAGGAGAAGCATATGCACACTCCCAGATAACTCTGCCCCCTACAGCATCT AGCACTGGTGCATTGGTTCATCCTCATATGCATCCAATTGGTGAGAGTGGAAGTGTCTCCAGTGTGCCTATTGGCCAGAGAGTTAGCATATCCAGCATGTCCATAGGTCACAGTGGAGGGGGACCTGTTGGTCAGACATTTCTTCAGCCTGTTACCATGGTTCCACAGGTATCTCAGAGTGTCCCACAACAATACTACCAG TCACAAACATTCCCATCAGATGCATTTCAAACAGCCACTCCCCACAGCTCATTGGCCCCATCACATACATACATGCCCCCTGTTTCCCCACAAGTTCCTTTTAATGTCCTCACTACATCCATGTCAGTGGGTGATCCCGCTGGACTAGTAGGGTCTGTTGTGCCCCTCGCTCAGCAGACCCAACCCCCTGTCACGCCCATGCAGCTCACTGACATCATTCCCCAGGCAGCACCCCAGCAAACACAGCCTGTCATGATCCCTCAGCAGACTATTGTCACACAACAACAGATAGGGATGGATCCCCATACCTCCACCCTtcagcaacaaccacaacagcaaatGGACGCCCAGGGCACACTGCTTGATCATCAACAAGTTAGGGCAACTCAGCCAGCAACAgatcaacatcaacacaacactTCAGCTGCAGCTGTCCAGAAACATCAGCATGAGCATCCGCAGCAGACCTACGTACAACAGCCGTTTCCTCAGCAGCACGTTTTACCTACACAAACAGGTATGGAGCAGCAAGCTTTGCAATTACCACAAACAGGGGAGCAACCTCTGACTTACAAACAGCAACCAACAGGGGATACTTGTGAGCCGAACATAATACAATCTCAACGACTGCAACAACAGCTTCAGCAACAGCAAACTCTGCAACAACAAGAAACCTTAGTGCCAGAGCAGCATCAGACGTATGTCCAGCAACAGCTTGATCAGCAGCAACAAAAAGCTttgcttcagcagcagcaggccacactgcagcagcatcaACTGGAACAGCAGCAAGTACTTCTACACAAGCAATTGATGGATCAACAACAGCAGGTACTTATTAAACAGCAAGAGcaacatcagcaacaacaaggtcttctacaacaacagcagtcaCAACAACCCTGTTTACAACATCAGTTAGAGCAGCATCAACAACACCTTCCTttacagcaacagcagcagagccAGTTATATCAACAAACTGGAATACAAAATGAACCAGAGAAGCAACAGCTAAGTGGGCACCAGCAGCAACAAACTGTTCTGCAGCAGCAACCCCAGCTGAGTCAACagcaacaagaacaacaactaCATCAGCAAGCCCTACTTCGACATTtagaacaacaacagcaacaagcACTATTACATCAACATTTGCAACAGCAAGCTATTTTACAAAAGCAGCAGCTACAACAGAAAGCTCAGctacagcaacagcaacaagaGCAGCAACAGGTGCAACTCATGCAGCAGatagaacagcagcagcaagctCTTTTGCAGCAACAATTAGAACAACAGCATCAGCAACAAGTActcttacaacaacaacaagcagagaGAATGCAGCATCAGGCTCTGATACAGCAACAGATTCAAGATCAGCAGCAACAAGCTGCAATCATGCAACTTCAGGATATTAAAAATAACAGTGAGAAGCAGATACAGGAGCAACCAACTGATATACAGCGCACTTGTATCCCACAGCTAAATGCCACTCAGTTTACTTCTACTACCATGCTCACACCGCAGCAGGTGCTGGAGCACCAACAGCAAGCAGCACCCACCCAGCAGCATCACACTTCTGTTCTGGAAACTCAAATCCCAGTTGGACCTCCAGGTACTCAGGTGCTCCAGCACCAAACTCAAATTGTCTCACAAGCCCAGGCCTCCATGGCCCCTCGGACTACGCAGATCCCTGACCAGATGTGTGGTGTTGTTCAAGCTAAAGTCTTTACCCAGCAGGGACGAGGTGAGGCTCATCCCCAGGACCAGACCAATGTTCCAGCAGCTCAGGCTTTGATTGAGGCCCAAGTAACTCCTCCAGCAACAGTGATCCAGGGACAGACACAGGCCAACCAGACCCAGCATGTTCCTTTACAGGCAAGTTATCAAGGACCTGTAACTCCCACACAGAGCCAAGTAGCTCCTCAACCATCAGTCCAGACTCAGTCTCTACCCCCATCACTAAGGCAGGTCCCAACACCACATGGTCAAGGCCAAATGGTGGACATTCAAATGATTGGCCAACAAAGCCAATCTGCTGTCCAGTCTCCAGCTACAATAACCTCTATTCAGACCAATCAAGAGACTCATGTTCATCAAAATGCTAAATTGACAGGGCCGATGCAGCTCAAGGgccaacaacaaaatcaaggcCAGCCCCCAATCCAGATGCATGCTCAGGTTGCCACTGCCATTTTAGCTCCTCATTGTGTTCCTCAGCTTGCCCAACAAGCCGGCCCATCTATACAACAGGATATAACTCGTATCATGCAGCCACAGCAGCAACAGGAGCCAGTACTGCAGTATCAGAGGATGACCCTGTCTTCTGGCCCAGCTGGAAGTGTTGGAACAACAACAGATGATCTTAGTTCTGTAGTTGACCCTGCAAACCGTATTGGCACTTCCCATCTTGTGCAGCAGACTGTACCCGCCTTTATTGCAGGTCAAACAACACCACATTCAGTTGTTCAggctcagcagcagcctctAATAAGCACTCCTGACTCTTCAGTCATACAGCCTATTTCCCAACCTTCTTTGCCTCAGTGTACTGGGCAATACCAGAGACCGCTACAGAAGCTTTCTGAAGTACAGCAACCACTCGCTTCACCTCCTCCACATGCTCAGTTGCTGTCACAGCCAACACAAAGTCCAATCCAACCAACATTTTCTCCTAATCAGGCTGTAATACCGTTGGAGAAGAGTCAGATGCCCCAACAGTGTTCACCTGCCTCAAATCTGCTGAATCATCCTGCTGCACCAAGAGTCCCTTATAATGTGGCTGTGACTCATTCACAGACTCTGCCCCTCAGTAGTCATCTTACGGCAGGTGCCCCTCTGTCTCCAAAACACCAAGCCAAGCAGATCCTgccagcccacacacacacacaaacaagcagtcAGGCCCAAGCACACTCCCAAACACAGACACTCGTTCAGGCTCATTCTCACACTCAGACGCACACTGAGATACCCTTTGCAGAACAGCCAGTTCCACCCAATGCTGTCTTTACTGTGCAACAGATGCCTCTTAGCCCTTCTCATAACTCATGTACGCGAACAACCCTACCATCCCTACCATCCCACTATCCTGCTGCTACCCCTGTGCCAGAGCTGCCTTTATCTCCTCCAGCAACCAAGGCAACCTTTCCAGGGCAGGCAGACCTTGTACCCACCTCCCCTCCACCTGTCACTACTCTACAAACGCTTGATTCTAATGCCCCCAAACTTCCCCAAGGCTTGCTGCAAGACTGTGACCTTTCCCTGCTGGGCATTGCTCAG GATGGTCCATACTTATCAAGTACAGAACATCATTCTTCTTTGGG GTCTGTTCCTGCTAATGGCGAAGAATCTCTTCAGATCTTGGCCAATGGGAAGATAGAGAAATTGAAGACTCAAAGAAGAGCTTCCTGTCAAAGACCTGATAAAGTTGCACATCAGTTCCAACTGAGCATGCTTCAG GTGTCCGGCAGTGGGGACAACATGGTGGAATGCCAGTTAGAGACCCATAGCAACAAGATGGTGACATTTAAATTTGACATCGAAGGGGATGCACCTGAGGACATAGCAGATTACATG GTGGAGGAAGACTTTGTTCTTGATGTAGAGAAAGAGAAATTTGTGGAACAGCTTAGGGCCATTGTCAAGAAAGCTCATGAACTCCTCCAAATGCATTCCCAG ACTGGATCAACTGACCAGCTGCATGTGAGCACTCCAACTAGCTCAACAA TGGATGTAGTCCCCCACTCCTCCCCAGTGGGACGCTGGCGCTTCTTTATCAACCAGACCATCAGACATAGAGACTCTCTATCTGGCCAGGGAGCAGCCACAACACCACCCACTTCAGAGGCAAGGATACTTCAATCTCCGAGAGCAGAGAAAG CTGTAGAAAGTGAAGGATTGCAAAGCCTGGAGTCTTTGACAGGAATGGCCTCTCCCCCTTGCACCACTCTTTCAGCCACCTCCCCTCCAGTCTCAACTGTCTCAGCCCCTGCTTCCATGGCCCCCTCAGTTACCGCTGCCCCTGCTCCTAACACTGCTTCTTCCGAAAGCATCTCTGCACCAGCATCCACACTTGAAGCATCTATCCCTGTCACTGCTTCAGTTGGTTTTGAAAGGCCAGTTCTCACCTCAGCCTCTGCTGACAAAATTCCATGTGCTCCCTCATCCATAGCAATACCTGCTACTGTTAACCTTCCCACCTTTTCCACTGCTCCTGCTGTTGTATCTCCTACAACCAACACCATTCTGCAAGATACTTTCACTACACCGGGTAACAACAATTGCTCCACTGTTGGTCAGTGTATGGGGGATGCAGTGAAAACTGCTCAAAGGCCATGTGTGCCTACACTGGACCAGTCTAGGACCTCTGTTAATTCCCCTCCTACTGCTGCTACGGTGACCTCCTCTGCGCTGAGCCAACTTTGTTTGGAGCAACAGCAGACTCTCACCCAGGTAGCCAAACTGGCcccaccacaaccacagctacaATCACAACCACGGCTACAGCCTGCATTACAGCAGAAGCTACCAGCAGTGCAACAGCAACTGCAATTTGAGCAACAGGTACAGCAGATACAAATGGCAACACCAGTGCAACAACAGCAAGGGTTCCAAGAACAACTTCAGGTGCAACAGGAACAAGCACTGCAACCGTTGCTCCAGCAGTCAGAGCATCAGCAACTAATGCAGACACAAATGCCACCTCAACAACAGCTGACTGAGGTGCAGGTGCTGCCTTTGCCAGGTCATACAGAGTTCTTACAACATCCTGTGCCTCTACAGCAGTTTCTGCCACCAATGTCTCTACAGCAGGCCCAACAACAGCTCCCTCAACAGCAAGCAGCTCAGTATAAACAGCTGCAACAGCATCAATTACAGCAGGTGCAACAGCAGGTTATGGCACCACAAGCTGTTGTGGTGCCACAACAGCAGGCCCAAATTGATCCCCATCAGCAGCAACAGTTAAACCTACAACAGACAATACATTTACAGCAACAGCAAATGGTACAACAGCAAATACAGCAGCAACAGCCGCTGATTATGAGTGCTGCTGTGGCTTTACAGTCAGATCAAATCCAAATTCTGCCCATGTCAGTTAGTCAACAGTTTCTTCAACAGGCACAGCTTAATATTAGCCCTTTACCACAACAGCATATTCAACAACAAGCTCAAATTCCTGCTGAGCTGGCACAacaacacatacagacacagaaacaggtgCAAAACTTTGAGCAGCAACAAGAGGTGGTTAAAGCCACTGACACACCtcagaaacagcagcagtttCCAATGCAAAAGCAGTCATCTTTACAGATGTCAGAGTCAGAAGTGTCCACAGGAGAGACGAGTGTCACTGAAGACACGTGCAGCTACACTGCCACCTGTCATCCTTCTTCTGACTCTTCTCTGCCGCCTCTCCAACTGGTCACCACTGACGCCCCGTTAccgtctctctcccacacattGACACCCTCCCCTGCCCAGCCTTCCTCTGTGGCTGAGTCAGACAGTGAAGGACCCCCCAAAATTGATTTTGTAGACAACCGTATAAAAACTCTGGATGAAAAGCTAAGGAACTTGTTGTATCAGGAGTACAGCAGCGGGGGAGCACAGGCAGGGGGAGCTGCCTCAGGGCCTACAGCAGCTGCCTCCACATCAGCAGGAGGAGACGAGTCATCTGAGCAACATTCCATTCACCACGTGTCTTTTCCTCcacctgcctcctcctcctcagataCCTCCCCTCACTCCTCATCCTCCACTACCTCCTCCACCACTTCCCgttcttcctccacctcccctgACCCGGAGATGGATGGGGGAAGAGAGGAGGCTTCCTCAGAATTGCCCAACTTAATGGAGCTTGGTCCGGTCGAGCAGCAGCCTGGCCCCTCTATCCCCTCCACCTCTGCCTCGTCCACCCCTCCTACCTCTCTTATGCCCCCAAACCAGGAGGAGCCTACTAGGCCACAACGCCCGCCCGTACCAGGAGAACCAACCATTCTT GCTGTACCCCCACACTCTGACACCAGTACCACCGGAGACGCATCGTGGCCCCACAATCAGCACCCGATACCCCTCCAGCATGGACAGCAGAAGCACAATGCAGGAGGTGGATATTTTGGCCTAAACCTGACATGTCCTAGTATCAGAAATCCTGTTAGCAAGAAATCCTGGACTCGCAAATTCAAAAACTGGGCATGCAAACTGCGCAACTCCGCCAGCTTGTTCAAGAAGCCCCGAGTCCAAGAAG ATGGACGCTCCAGCAGTCAGACACTAAGAGAGGAGAAAGTGGCACAACCCATTAATCCACCTCAGTCACATAGAGGAAGGTTTCAG GTGACTCCTGTGCCCCAGTCCTGTCCTCCGAAGGATGCTCTCACGGGCCATTGTAGCACCCACAGGAAAGTGGGACGCTTCTCTGTAACCCAGGCTGAGACTAAGAAAGAGGACAGGCACACTGAGAGCTCCCCAGTGTCTACTTAtgtggagagggagaggaggagatctcGGGctaaggagggagagagagaagaaagtaaGAGAACCCCAGCGATGCCTCACCTGCCTCGAGGTCATGGGCACAGCCACTCACCCCTTGGCAGCAGTGATGATGAGAGTGAGATGGAGGATGAAGACCTGAGAAAAGAACTACACAAGCTCAGAGAGAA gCACATCAAAGAAGTGGTTTTCCTCCAGGCTCAGCAGAACAGGGAACTGCAGGAGCTGTACAGACAGCTTCGTTCTCTCAAAGACCAAAGGCAGAGTCTGCCTGCCTCCTTGTCACGAACCCCCCCTCTTCCTGCAGcacctcctgtcctctctcctcgtAGGCCCAGGCCGGCTAAAATCAAGCTCCGGACTCGTCCTCACTCTCACATGGATAACAATGGAGTTTCACACTCTG ATAATAGCCCATTAAGAAAAGGCACGTTCACTGATGAACTGCACAAACTTGTTGATAATTGGACAAAGGAGACAGTGGGCCCTTCCCCACCCAAGCCTTCACTCAATCAAATTAAGCAGATTCAGCAAGTGCAGGAGTTGGGAGGCTGGAGCCAGTCAACCGAG gTTCCTTCACAAAGTTGGTTTCCTGTAGCACCACTGAACCCCCATGTACCCCCGACCCCTGCCAGCTTGCCTGTGGTAGCCCCTTCTCATTACACAGGTGGAGGGAGCCTGTCCAACCCGCAGTCCACCGGACCACCACAACAACCACCCATGGCTCAAGTGCAACCGGTGCAGCAAAGTTTACACCTCCATCAGTCCCTCCCCCTCCAGCAGATGACTTATCAGCAGACCCCACTTCGCCAGCAGATACAGCAGCCTCAGATTGAGAGTCCCCTACAGTCTCAGTCACAACCACAGACTCATCCTGTCACCCAGCTGCCCTGCACGCCCCCTCAAACCCAACCACGGCTGCCTTCCCAAATGCCCTCATCTCCAGTGTCCACAGCTGCGTCTCTCCTGCCTGGCAGTGGCACCATATCAACTACTGATAgcactgctactgctgctgctgctgctggggggACATTTAGCTCCTGTACCTCatcttccacctcttcctcctcatgcTCTACTGCTGCTCTACCTTCCAGTGCCAAAATTCACCCAGCAACCCCAACCTCTACTCTTCCTCTGGGACAGAAATGA